The Metamycoplasma phocicerebrale genome includes a region encoding these proteins:
- a CDS encoding coiled-coil domain-containing protein, with protein sequence MTPNDKKINNFNVKKPKAKKAGIILGSMLGTIAVLGAAGTAIYFGLKHKNKAQKSNKTDSNIKDANDSKAKTITEINKRILILNEVIDKTKNSKDDLNKLDEKLSSLENKTKEIEKEYEKDNNEENKKDTNINSSLENLKNKIDESKKTIEDLKNIKNLNLINKSIEEINNKNQDVLNNQNKVENLTDKTRILINEINNQKNNLKSFEKITEDSKQEIKDKVLELQNLVNEINTNSIPSYIQKIQDAIEELINDMKLKADELNKNPDDIEYLKNTLPNLDSSISNATDLYEKLALDKNSFLKPILDNFKLKIDEYNEISKEAHKKLNEAELRRQKNVINALNEANKKIKSAIDETYTNNSIDPTEAKKNIEKFEPIIQKIQDVYNQNNIDVNQKAPIQEHLDQLNTNLNRSKERLSELKARAKEEYNRIFQSYIQKIRQIDSSTPPVVGQWMIRHQTEAYKIFNKDPNNFNFLQEAIDYLEPKIKLLNLNRGKMINIYASYKNNLNKGENDTTIKKYLDIQKTYLDKLKEIEGNIDYFASDLDDSTIISQMTDLYSQSILRANVAEQALENVVIEYPSNKTFLNTFKNEIKGKLNGTYTLPVEISYFEVSKQSDKFVILIVLKVDGVALNHNSISKTITSSQFAS encoded by the coding sequence TTGACCCCAAATGATAAAAAAATAAACAATTTTAATGTTAAAAAACCAAAAGCCAAAAAAGCTGGAATTATATTAGGTTCAATGCTGGGGACTATTGCAGTTTTAGGAGCGGCAGGAACAGCTATTTATTTTGGTTTGAAACACAAAAATAAAGCTCAAAAAAGTAATAAAACAGATTCAAATATAAAAGACGCTAATGATTCAAAAGCAAAAACAATTACTGAAATTAATAAAAGAATTTTAATTTTAAATGAAGTTATTGATAAAACCAAAAATTCAAAAGATGATTTAAATAAATTAGATGAAAAATTATCTTCATTAGAAAATAAAACTAAAGAAATTGAAAAAGAATATGAAAAAGATAATAATGAAGAAAATAAAAAAGACACTAATATTAATTCATCTTTAGAAAATTTAAAAAATAAAATAGATGAATCTAAAAAAACAATAGAAGACCTAAAAAATATTAAAAATTTAAATTTAATAAACAAAAGCATTGAAGAAATCAACAATAAAAATCAAGATGTTTTAAATAACCAAAACAAAGTTGAAAACTTAACAGATAAGACAAGAATTTTAATTAATGAAATTAATAATCAAAAAAATAATTTAAAATCTTTTGAAAAAATAACAGAAGATTCAAAACAAGAAATAAAAGATAAAGTTTTGGAACTACAAAATTTAGTTAATGAAATAAATACTAATTCTATTCCTAGTTATATTCAAAAAATTCAAGATGCTATTGAAGAACTTATAAATGATATGAAGCTTAAGGCTGACGAATTAAATAAAAATCCAGATGATATTGAATATTTAAAAAATACATTACCAAACTTAGATAGTTCAATAAGTAATGCAACAGATTTATATGAGAAATTAGCTTTAGATAAAAATTCATTTTTGAAACCGATTTTAGACAATTTCAAACTAAAAATTGATGAATATAATGAAATATCAAAAGAAGCACATAAAAAATTGAATGAAGCTGAATTAAGAAGACAGAAAAATGTAATTAACGCTTTAAATGAAGCTAATAAAAAAATAAAATCTGCAATAGATGAAACATACACAAATAATTCAATAGACCCAACTGAGGCTAAAAAAAATATTGAAAAATTTGAGCCTATAATTCAAAAAATACAAGATGTTTACAATCAAAATAATATTGATGTTAATCAAAAAGCTCCAATACAAGAACATTTAGATCAACTTAATACAAATTTAAATAGATCTAAAGAAAGATTATCTGAATTAAAAGCTCGTGCAAAAGAAGAATATAATAGGATTTTTCAAAGTTATATTCAAAAAATACGTCAAATAGATTCGTCTACTCCTCCAGTAGTTGGACAATGAATGATAAGACATCAAACAGAAGCATATAAAATTTTTAATAAAGACCCTAATAATTTTAATTTTTTACAAGAAGCTATTGATTATTTAGAACCAAAGATTAAATTATTGAATTTAAACAGAGGAAAAATGATTAATATTTATGCTTCTTATAAAAATAATTTAAATAAAGGTGAAAATGATACTACAATTAAAAAATATTTAGATATACAAAAAACGTATCTAGATAAATTAAAAGAAATAGAAGGCAATATTGATTATTTTGCTTCTGACTTAGATGATTCAACAATTATTAGTCAAATGACTGATTTGTATTCTCAATCTATTTTAAGAGCTAATGTTGCCGAACAAGCACTTGAAAATGTAGTCATAGAATATCCTTCAAACAAAACTTTTTTAAATACTTTTAAAAATGAAATTAAAGGTAAATTAAATGGCACTTATACTCTGCCAGTAGAAATATCTTATTTTGAAGTATCTAAACAAAGCGATAAATTTGTTATTCTTATTGTATTAAAAGTGGATGGTGTTGCTTTAAATCATAATAGTATTTCAAAAACAATAACTAGTTCACAATTTGCATCATAA
- a CDS encoding lipoprotein 17-related variable surface protein, whose amino-acid sequence MKINKKYLMLLGFIPGLAIAPTMIAAGCQKIEKEDEVKKFANPTYPNISKVKIENFDKNKVTIESKLGWTFTIKAAQKDATNKKIILTIEATKSSTKYTFTKELTGFKEEPTSTELTEEQVKTQTIVDYPNKENTLFKEIDSTKFTITNPEGWAGEIQSFVKGATDDIVVITIKSTKKDKFYTFTKELSGFKISAEAEILADVIVELTDESNKKLTEADYPNYYSSHNFSYEGKSKSNKYKYYISKSVEDLQEGTLRVRITQQDLEGNDNGEEAYLVIKGFKKQLAEDENDAKITIKNLLESQYITRSSKSIKEEEIEFSSLNGKYAYQLIGIDSSTVGELVVNYIQKNAEDNSTITRHQKTIKGFKKDFIFDQNDLLVQMPFGITNETTTEINGKIYAEALRDTDLPINLNSKSEDYTYEFVSNTVDVTAGTAVIVAKQFAYGKLLGNITITISNLKTGEPTKWSEAEIQSKINVNYKGDKSTIQAEATNEEDFEIVLGEDILIIKSKEFAKFNSTGIVNIKLSVSLNYSNKIWNITISINGFKN is encoded by the coding sequence ATGAAAATTAACAAAAAATATTTAATGCTATTAGGTTTTATACCTGGGTTAGCAATAGCTCCAACGATGATTGCCGCAGGTTGTCAAAAAATCGAAAAAGAAGATGAGGTAAAGAAATTTGCTAATCCAACTTATCCTAATATCAGTAAAGTAAAAATAGAGAATTTTGATAAAAACAAAGTAACTATTGAATCAAAATTAGGCTGAACTTTTACTATTAAGGCCGCTCAGAAAGATGCAACTAATAAAAAAATAATTTTAACTATTGAAGCAACTAAATCTTCAACTAAATATACATTTACAAAAGAATTAACGGGGTTTAAAGAAGAACCGACTTCAACTGAATTAACTGAAGAACAAGTTAAAACACAAACAATAGTTGATTATCCAAATAAAGAAAATACTTTATTTAAAGAAATTGATAGTACAAAATTTACAATTACAAACCCTGAAGGTTGAGCTGGAGAAATTCAAAGCTTTGTAAAGGGCGCTACAGACGATATTGTGGTAATAACAATTAAATCTACAAAAAAAGATAAGTTTTATACTTTTACAAAAGAATTATCAGGTTTTAAAATTTCAGCAGAAGCAGAAATATTGGCTGATGTAATTGTTGAATTAACTGATGAGTCAAACAAAAAATTAACAGAAGCAGATTATCCAAATTACTATTCTTCGCATAATTTTAGCTACGAAGGTAAAAGTAAAAGCAATAAATACAAATACTATATTTCAAAAAGTGTAGAGGATCTACAAGAAGGAACATTAAGAGTTAGAATTACACAACAAGACTTAGAAGGCAACGATAATGGCGAGGAAGCTTATTTAGTTATAAAAGGCTTTAAAAAACAATTAGCAGAAGATGAAAATGATGCCAAAATTACTATTAAGAATTTATTGGAATCTCAATATATAACTAGATCATCTAAGTCTATAAAAGAAGAAGAAATCGAGTTTTCAAGTTTAAATGGAAAATATGCATACCAATTAATTGGTATTGATAGTTCTACAGTTGGAGAATTAGTTGTGAATTATATTCAAAAAAACGCCGAAGATAATTCAACAATAACACGACACCAAAAAACAATTAAAGGTTTTAAAAAAGATTTTATTTTTGATCAAAATGATTTATTAGTTCAAATGCCATTTGGTATTACAAATGAAACAACTACTGAAATAAATGGAAAAATTTATGCTGAAGCATTAAGAGATACAGATTTACCAATCAATTTAAATTCAAAAAGTGAAGATTATACTTATGAATTTGTTTCAAATACAGTAGATGTAACTGCGGGAACTGCGGTTATAGTGGCCAAACAATTTGCTTATGGAAAATTATTAGGAAATATAACTATAACAATTTCAAATTTAAAAACTGGCGAGCCTACCAAATGATCGGAAGCAGAAATTCAATCAAAAATAAATGTTAACTATAAAGGCGACAAAAGCACAATTCAAGCAGAAGCTACAAATGAAGAAGATTTTGAAATTGTTTTAGGAGAAGATATTTTAATAATTAAAAGCAAAGAATTCGCTAAATTTAATTCAACAGGAATTGTAAATATAAAACTATCTGTTTCTTTAAATTATTCAAATAAAATATGAAACATTACTATTTCAATAAACGGTTTTAAAAACTAA
- a CDS encoding reverse transcriptase domain-containing protein, with product MKKFEEIKKVEDLAKALNITINKLYYFSNNSNKPNKLYTQFTITKKLGGERTINAPKKELKKALNKLFIILKNRHLNYTKEKKIKDKISFGFKKNNGIIDNAKNHRNKKYVLNVDIKNFFDSFHFGRICGFFMKSKEFKINSKNNDTVKKISILISNLLCYKQCLPQGSPCSPILSNLIFRTIDYEILKLSKKYKLKYTRYADDMTFSTNDNNFLNSYENFISELNECINKNGFKINDKKTQIEFYKSRQRVTGLVVNQKLSVRREFYKNTKSMALNFYRNGYFKINDKIGKLNQLEGRFSFINQIDKFNNIESNKYENKNKDFYYVLNSREKQYKLFLFYKFFYNPSKPIIITEGKTDILYIKAALKKFYEKYPNIIQKNLNGTFSYKVKFLAKENKQFSNYKERLDKNFQQIEIILKDVIENIDDKKLEDIIQYVIDSIEKIKEIFKSKIVANKTSFEKIKLKLNYFWEEIVNKKTSKELNEIWNEIINIYKNIKITNLKKVNKFLYFFKYWFFRGF from the coding sequence ATGAAAAAATTTGAAGAAATTAAAAAAGTTGAAGATCTAGCAAAAGCATTAAATATAACAATAAATAAGTTATATTATTTTTCTAATAATTCTAACAAGCCAAATAAATTGTACACACAATTTACTATAACCAAAAAATTAGGCGGCGAAAGAACTATTAATGCTCCAAAAAAAGAATTAAAAAAAGCATTGAATAAGCTGTTTATTATTTTAAAGAATCGTCATTTGAATTATACAAAAGAGAAAAAAATAAAAGATAAAATATCTTTCGGTTTTAAAAAAAACAACGGAATCATTGATAATGCAAAAAATCATAGAAATAAAAAATATGTTTTAAACGTTGATATTAAAAATTTTTTTGATTCATTTCATTTTGGAAGAATTTGTGGTTTTTTTATGAAAAGTAAAGAATTCAAAATTAATTCTAAAAATAATGATACAGTAAAAAAAATTTCTATTTTAATATCTAATTTACTTTGCTATAAACAATGTTTGCCTCAAGGATCACCATGCTCACCTATTTTGAGCAATTTAATATTTAGAACTATTGATTATGAAATATTAAAATTATCAAAAAAATATAAATTAAAATATACAAGATATGCAGACGATATGACATTTTCTACAAACGACAACAATTTTTTAAATTCTTACGAAAATTTTATATCAGAATTAAATGAATGCATAAATAAAAATGGATTTAAAATTAATGATAAAAAAACACAAATAGAATTTTATAAATCTCGTCAAAGGGTGACGGGATTAGTTGTTAACCAAAAATTATCTGTCCGTAGAGAATTTTATAAAAATACTAAATCAATGGCCCTGAATTTCTATAGAAATGGATATTTCAAAATAAATGACAAGATAGGAAAATTAAACCAGTTAGAAGGACGCTTTAGCTTTATAAATCAAATAGATAAATTTAACAATATAGAATCAAATAAGTATGAAAATAAAAATAAAGATTTTTATTATGTTTTAAATTCAAGGGAAAAACAATATAAATTATTTTTATTTTATAAATTTTTTTATAATCCGTCTAAGCCTATAATAATTACTGAGGGGAAAACAGATATTTTGTATATTAAGGCAGCATTAAAAAAATTTTATGAAAAATATCCTAACATAATACAAAAAAATTTAAATGGTACTTTTTCATATAAAGTCAAATTTTTAGCTAAAGAAAATAAACAATTTTCAAATTATAAAGAAAGATTAGATAAAAATTTTCAACAAATAGAAATTATATTAAAAGATGTGATAGAAAATATAGATGACAAAAAACTAGAAGATATTATTCAATATGTTATTGATTCTATTGAAAAAATTAAAGAAATTTTTAAATCTAAGATAGTTGCGAATAAAACAAGTTTTGAAAAAATTAAATTAAAGTTAAATTATTTTTGAGAAGAAATTGTAAATAAAAAAACTAGCAAAGAATTAAATGAAATTTGAAATGAAATTATAAATATTTATAAAAATATAAAAATAACAAATTTAAAAAAAGTAAATAAATTTTTATACTTTTTTAAATATTGATTCTTTCGGGGCTTCTAA
- a CDS encoding type I restriction endonuclease subunit R, EcoR124 family codes for MYNKKEPKEKLIELVNNKIDSNIGLKSKKDLILKFVMDNNISQWHDQEIIKQFEQNTNRQYQKDLSGICIKYELNELDVNDFLYNSFLTKKISLEGTSFLNLVKGYFKKINTHLLEIKIVLIIEQF; via the coding sequence ATATATAATAAAAAAGAACCAAAAGAAAAACTTATTGAATTAGTTAATAACAAAATCGATAGTAACATTGGTCTTAAATCTAAAAAAGATCTTATTTTAAAATTTGTAATGGACAATAATATTTCTCAATGACATGATCAAGAAATTATTAAGCAATTTGAGCAAAATACAAACCGACAATATCAAAAAGATTTAAGCGGAATATGTATAAAATATGAATTAAATGAATTAGATGTAAATGATTTTCTTTATAATTCATTTTTAACTAAGAAAATTAGTCTTGAAGGCACTTCTTTTTTAAATTTGGTTAAAGGATACTTTAAAAAAATAAATACCCATCTGTTAGAGATAAAAATAGTGCTTATAATAGAGCAGTTTTAA